Proteins co-encoded in one Melanotaenia boesemani isolate fMelBoe1 chromosome 23, fMelBoe1.pri, whole genome shotgun sequence genomic window:
- the LOC121634595 gene encoding homeodomain-interacting protein kinase 1-like isoform X1: MRERRGLQLSVSEIRVIAEQMLVALNALKSREIVHTDVKLENIVLVNHQLQPFKVKLVDFGLAALRSEFPVGASFLGRAYRPPEVILGLPVDEGIDMWALGCVLVELFTGQYMFSASSNYEILRNIIQLQGTPLQNFIRNGFYAEKYFTPPQDSTGFGWQLKTPQEYYASVERQGWDCNISNLISSFDDMPRLHKMAENPEDILAFMDLLKKMLEIDPMIRITPGEALQHDFIRKYYLRPEQHDLFIRPPHSTTRNSQVETSTEIISTQCGGYRIEQSQNSGVFGEVFTCTKMDTQEVVAVKIVKEEYRNVAIKEYKMLDKIGQLDPDRNNLIKFYECFRYNNQICFAFELLDQNLYDFMRDRNLTPLSVSEIRIIAEQMLVALDTLKSQEIIHTDIKPDNIMLVNHQLQPFKVKLIDFGLAAMKPELAVGAMLQAPAYRSPEVILGLPVDEGIDMWALGCVLAELFTGQYMFAASSGYEIMRNIMKLQGMPPQDLIENGFYAGKYFTLSQDSTGFVWQLKSPEEYYGGMVIQERDYNNICDSIRSLDDLPWLHETDDDSMDTLAFIDLLKKMLEIDPRNRITPGLHLMFLWRNVSVSSRVSGLPA, encoded by the coding sequence ATGCGTGAAAGAAGAGGCCTGCAGCTTTCTGTCTCTGAGATCAGAGTTATTGCTGAGCAGATGCTCGTTGCTTTGAATGCACTAAAAAGCAGAGAAATTGTTCATACAGACGTCAAGTTAGAAAATATTGTTCTTGTCAACCATCAGTTACAGCCGTTTAAAGTTAAACTGGTAGATTTTGGCCTAGCTGCTCTCAGATCCGAATTTCCAGTGGGAGCTTCGTTTCTGGGTCGTGCTTACAGGCCCCCAGAGGTCATTTTAGGCCTGCCAGTAGACGAAGGTATTGATATGTGGGCTCTTGGCTGTGTTTTGGTTGAACTATTTACTGGTCAGTACATGTTTTCTGCAAGTTCTAACTATGAAATCTTGAGGAACATCATACAGTTACAAGGAACGCCCCTGCAGAATTTTATCAGGAATGGATTTTATGCAGAGAAATACTTCACACCACCTCAAGATTCTACTGGCTTTGGCTGGCAGCTGAAGACACCACAGGAATACTACGCCAGCGTGGAAAGACAAGGATGGGATTGTAACATTTCCAATTTAATAAGCTCTTTTGATGATATGCCAAGGTTGCACAAGATGGCTGAAAACCCTGAGGACATTTTGGCTTTTATGGACCTTCTCAAGAAGATGCTGGAGATAGATCCAATGATACGTATCACCCCAGGTGAGGCCTTGCAGCATGACTTTATCAGAAAGTATTACTTACGTCCTGAACAGCATGACTTATTTATAAGGCCACCACATTCAACCACAAGGAATTCCCAGGTTGAGACGTCTACTGAAATCATATCTACTCAGTGCGGCGGTTATCGGATCGAGCAATCCCAGAATTCAGGCGTTTTTGGAGAAGTGTTTACTTGCACAAAAATGGACACCCAGGAAGTTGTAGCAGTTAAAATTGTAAAGGAGGAATATCGCAACGTAGCAATAAAAGAGTATAAAATGTTAGATAAAATCGGACAGCTGGACCCTGACAGGAACAATTTGATCAAATTTTACGAATGTTTCAGATACAACAATCAAATTTGCTTTGCGTTTGAATTATTGGATCAAAACCTTTATGACTTTATGCGTGATAGGAACTTAACGCCGCTGTCTGTCTCTGAGATCAGAATTATTGCTGAGCAGATGCTGGTTGCTTTGGATACACTGAAGAGCCAGGAAATTATTCATACTGACATCAAGCCAGACAACATTATGCTTGTGAACCATCAGTTACAGCCTTTTAAAGTTAAACTGATCGATTTCGGCCTAGCTGCTATGAAACCAGAGTTAGCGGTGGGAGCTATGCTACAGGCTCCTGCTTACAGGTCTCCAGAGGTCATTTTAGGCCTGCCAGTGGACGAAGGTATTGATATGTGGGCTCTTGGCTGTGTTTTGGCTGAATTATTTACTGGTCAGTATATGTTTGCTGCAAGTTCTGGATATGAAATCATGAGAAACATCATGAAGTTACAAGGAATGCCCCCGCAGGATTTAATAGAGAATGGATTTTATGCAGGGAAATACTTTACTCTCTCTCAAGACTCTACTGGCTTTGTCTGGCAGCTGAAGTCACCAGAGGAATACTACGGCGGCATGGTAATCCAAGAAAGGGATTATAACAACATCTGCGATTCAATAAGATCTCTTGATGACCTGCCATGGTTGCACGAGACAGATGATGACTCTATGGACACTCTGGCTTTTATTGACCTCCTCAAGAAGATGCTGGAGATAGATCCTAGGAATCGTATCACCCCAG
- the LOC121634595 gene encoding homeodomain-interacting protein kinase 1-like isoform X2 yields MRERRGLQLSVSEIRVIAEQMLVALNALKSREIVHTDVKLENIVLVNHQLQPFKVKLVDFGLAALRSEFPVGASFLGRAYRPPEVILGLPVDEGIDMWALGCVLVELFTGQYMFSASSNYEILRNIIQLQGTPLQNFIRNGFYAEKYFTPPQDSTGFGWQLKTPQEYYASVERQGWDCNISNLISSFDDMPRLHKMAENPEDILAFMDLLKKMLEIDPMIRITPGLHLMFLWRNVSVSSRVSGLPA; encoded by the coding sequence ATGCGTGAAAGAAGAGGCCTGCAGCTTTCTGTCTCTGAGATCAGAGTTATTGCTGAGCAGATGCTCGTTGCTTTGAATGCACTAAAAAGCAGAGAAATTGTTCATACAGACGTCAAGTTAGAAAATATTGTTCTTGTCAACCATCAGTTACAGCCGTTTAAAGTTAAACTGGTAGATTTTGGCCTAGCTGCTCTCAGATCCGAATTTCCAGTGGGAGCTTCGTTTCTGGGTCGTGCTTACAGGCCCCCAGAGGTCATTTTAGGCCTGCCAGTAGACGAAGGTATTGATATGTGGGCTCTTGGCTGTGTTTTGGTTGAACTATTTACTGGTCAGTACATGTTTTCTGCAAGTTCTAACTATGAAATCTTGAGGAACATCATACAGTTACAAGGAACGCCCCTGCAGAATTTTATCAGGAATGGATTTTATGCAGAGAAATACTTCACACCACCTCAAGATTCTACTGGCTTTGGCTGGCAGCTGAAGACACCACAGGAATACTACGCCAGCGTGGAAAGACAAGGATGGGATTGTAACATTTCCAATTTAATAAGCTCTTTTGATGATATGCCAAGGTTGCACAAGATGGCTGAAAACCCTGAGGACATTTTGGCTTTTATGGACCTTCTCAAGAAGATGCTGGAGATAGATCCAATGATACGTATCACCCCAG
- the LOC121634595 gene encoding homeodomain-interacting protein kinase 1-like isoform X3 — protein sequence MRERRGLQLSVSEIRVIAEQMLVALNALKSREIVHTDVKLENIVLVNHQLQPFKVKLVDFGLAALRSEFPVGASFLGRAYRPPEVILGLPVDEGIDMWALGCVLVELFTGQYMFSASSNYEILRNIIQLQGTPLQNFIRNGFYAEKYFTPPQDSTGFGWQLKTPQEYYASVERQGWDCNISNLISSFDDMPRLHKMAENPEDILAFMDLLKKMLEIDPMIRITPVMLF from the coding sequence ATGCGTGAAAGAAGAGGCCTGCAGCTTTCTGTCTCTGAGATCAGAGTTATTGCTGAGCAGATGCTCGTTGCTTTGAATGCACTAAAAAGCAGAGAAATTGTTCATACAGACGTCAAGTTAGAAAATATTGTTCTTGTCAACCATCAGTTACAGCCGTTTAAAGTTAAACTGGTAGATTTTGGCCTAGCTGCTCTCAGATCCGAATTTCCAGTGGGAGCTTCGTTTCTGGGTCGTGCTTACAGGCCCCCAGAGGTCATTTTAGGCCTGCCAGTAGACGAAGGTATTGATATGTGGGCTCTTGGCTGTGTTTTGGTTGAACTATTTACTGGTCAGTACATGTTTTCTGCAAGTTCTAACTATGAAATCTTGAGGAACATCATACAGTTACAAGGAACGCCCCTGCAGAATTTTATCAGGAATGGATTTTATGCAGAGAAATACTTCACACCACCTCAAGATTCTACTGGCTTTGGCTGGCAGCTGAAGACACCACAGGAATACTACGCCAGCGTGGAAAGACAAGGATGGGATTGTAACATTTCCAATTTAATAAGCTCTTTTGATGATATGCCAAGGTTGCACAAGATGGCTGAAAACCCTGAGGACATTTTGGCTTTTATGGACCTTCTCAAGAAGATGCTGGAGATAGATCCAATGATACGTATCACCCCAG